A genome region from Natronobeatus ordinarius includes the following:
- a CDS encoding amidohydrolase: MSTLSVTGGRVLRPDLTVERADVLIDRETGAILEIGSDLEGDGEETLDASNGLVTPGFVNGHCHVPMTLFRGRADDKPLEPWLREDIWPVEAALTAEDVRAGAELGILEMIKGGVTAFADMYFYMDEVAAAVEEAGVRARIGHGVISVGKDTEAAREDAQTGIDVAERLDGVADGRVQTAFMPHALTTVTAEILEEFVPKARELGVPVHFHANETVNEVTPIVEEHGVRPLAYAAERGLLEPEDFIAHGVHVDETEIELLAETGAGVIHCPASNMKLASGMAPVQHMLEAGVTVGIGTDGAASNNDLSMLDEGRDAAMIGKLAADDASAVPAPAVVEMLTRGSAAAIGLEAGRLEEGAPADLAVIDLEKPHLTPAHDLVSHLAYAAAASDVRHTVCDGRVLMRDREVLTLEESTVRERAIERAESLIARADV, translated from the coding sequence ATGAGCACGCTGTCGGTGACCGGCGGGCGGGTCCTCCGACCCGACCTGACCGTCGAACGCGCGGACGTACTGATCGACAGGGAAACAGGAGCGATTCTCGAGATCGGCTCCGACCTCGAGGGCGACGGGGAGGAGACACTCGACGCCTCGAACGGGCTCGTCACGCCCGGATTCGTCAACGGGCACTGTCACGTCCCGATGACGCTCTTTCGGGGTCGGGCGGACGACAAACCACTCGAGCCGTGGCTTCGCGAGGACATCTGGCCCGTCGAGGCGGCACTGACGGCCGAAGACGTCCGCGCGGGAGCCGAACTCGGCATCCTCGAGATGATCAAAGGTGGGGTAACGGCGTTCGCGGACATGTACTTCTACATGGACGAGGTCGCCGCGGCGGTCGAGGAGGCGGGCGTGCGCGCCCGAATCGGCCACGGGGTCATCTCCGTCGGGAAGGACACCGAGGCCGCCCGGGAGGACGCCCAGACGGGGATCGACGTCGCCGAACGACTCGACGGGGTCGCCGACGGCCGCGTGCAGACGGCGTTCATGCCCCACGCGCTGACCACCGTCACGGCCGAGATCCTCGAGGAGTTCGTCCCGAAAGCCCGCGAACTCGGCGTTCCGGTCCACTTCCACGCCAACGAGACGGTGAACGAGGTGACCCCCATCGTCGAGGAACACGGCGTGCGACCGCTCGCCTACGCCGCCGAACGCGGCCTGCTCGAGCCGGAGGACTTCATCGCCCACGGGGTACACGTCGACGAGACCGAGATCGAACTCCTGGCGGAGACGGGTGCGGGCGTGATCCACTGCCCTGCCTCGAACATGAAACTCGCCAGTGGGATGGCCCCCGTCCAGCACATGCTCGAGGCCGGCGTCACCGTCGGCATCGGCACCGACGGCGCGGCCTCGAACAACGACCTCTCGATGCTCGACGAGGGCCGGGACGCCGCCATGATCGGCAAACTCGCTGCCGACGACGCGAGCGCGGTGCCGGCTCCGGCCGTCGTCGAAATGCTGACCCGGGGCAGTGCGGCGGCGATCGGCCTCGAGGCGGGCCGACTCGAGGAAGGCGCGCCCGCCGACCTCGCGGTAATCGACCTCGAGAAGCCCCATCTGACGCCCGCCCACGACCTCGTGAGCCACCTCGCCTACGCCGCGGCGGCGTCGGACGTGCGACACACCGTCTGTGACGGCCGGGTGCTCATGCGCGACCGCGAGGTGCTGACGCTCGAGGAGTCGACAGTTCGTGAGCGTGCGATCGAGCGAGCTGAGTCGCTGATTGCTCGTGCTGACGTGTAG
- a CDS encoding histone acetyltransferase: MARRLPLSELRPTQLYLSSEKLAGMLEWFDVDDPNYEPLPVFEHDGAWYLSDGHTRAFATALAGAETIRVERDRTVLEEFDFDAYLTCIDWCAAAGVETVRDLHGRVVGPETYEREWVQRCQRFAERSDE, from the coding sequence ATGGCCCGCCGACTTCCACTCTCCGAACTCCGCCCGACGCAGCTGTACCTCTCGAGCGAGAAACTCGCGGGGATGCTCGAGTGGTTCGACGTCGACGATCCGAACTACGAGCCGCTTCCCGTCTTCGAACACGACGGAGCGTGGTACCTCTCGGACGGGCACACGCGCGCGTTCGCGACCGCGCTCGCCGGCGCGGAGACGATCCGGGTCGAACGGGACCGGACCGTCCTCGAGGAGTTCGACTTCGACGCGTACCTGACGTGTATCGACTGGTGTGCGGCCGCTGGCGTCGAGACGGTCCGGGACCTGCACGGCCGGGTGGTCGGCCCGGAGACGTACGAGCGCGAGTGGGTCCAACGCTGTCAGCGGTTCGCGGAACGGTCCGACGAGTGA
- a CDS encoding ABC transporter ATP-binding protein: MALRNEIPKVTVEAVTNRYDTGESRVTALSDVSLEIPPGTFIGIVGPSGEGKSTLLRLLAGLEQPDTGRILVDGDPVDGPSADRTMVFQEYGLFPWLSVEENVAFGLRQQSVPQAQRTERVDKLLQQVGLTAVRAAYPKELSGGMKQRVAVARALAVNPSVLLLDEPFGSLDVTTREQLWETVLTQWEKTGMTVVLVTHELTEAVVLASQVLVMGDGSIRDRVPVDLERPRDPTDEGVVDRVQAVREHL; the protein is encoded by the coding sequence ATGGCGTTGAGAAATGAGATCCCGAAGGTGACTGTCGAGGCTGTCACCAACCGATACGACACCGGTGAGAGTCGTGTCACCGCCCTCTCTGATGTCTCGCTCGAGATTCCTCCCGGCACGTTCATCGGGATCGTCGGCCCATCAGGCGAGGGGAAGTCAACGCTCCTTCGATTACTCGCCGGACTCGAACAGCCAGACACCGGGCGGATTCTCGTCGATGGTGATCCAGTCGACGGACCGTCGGCCGATCGGACGATGGTCTTTCAAGAGTACGGACTGTTTCCGTGGCTATCTGTCGAGGAAAACGTCGCCTTCGGTCTCCGACAGCAGTCAGTTCCACAGGCCCAGCGTACCGAGCGAGTGGACAAACTACTTCAACAAGTGGGACTGACTGCTGTCCGAGCGGCCTATCCCAAGGAGCTCTCCGGAGGGATGAAACAGCGTGTCGCCGTTGCGCGAGCGTTGGCGGTGAATCCGTCGGTTCTGTTGCTGGACGAACCGTTTGGCAGCCTCGACGTCACAACCCGAGAGCAGCTCTGGGAAACGGTGCTTACGCAATGGGAGAAGACCGGAATGACCGTGGTCCTCGTCACCCATGAACTGACAGAGGCAGTCGTTCTTGCGAGTCAGGTTCTCGTCATGGGTGACGGTAGTATCCGTGATCGGGTTCCAGTCGACTTGGAGCGGCCGCGAGATCCGACTGACGAGGGTGTGGTGGATCGGGTACAGGCAGTCCGGGAACACCTGTGA
- a CDS encoding ABC transporter substrate-binding protein, with protein sequence MTVGGLAGCLGQRESDVVRVGYVPVYPNLQHFVMDEAGHYDELPVEIGYEKFDTGTGLNTAFAAGDIDIGHFAIVPAFSLVQQDQQVRALAVNNVNGIKLLGSEAVAECHREHGNSFLDAYQEQHGRPRIAIPGGKGGAPHLVVHRWITAELGYDRLDAVLEERDVAPPRTVEAIHQGEVDLVANQEPFATSITRDPGYTSVAWSGEIIENHPLSVMLANGRVREDTDLRTELLDRHRDATELIRAEPETAASHAASGMGIGDELAQAVTTSRAYDFETSPDGLRSSVETIGDILVELEIIDQAPTAEELFASDVLE encoded by the coding sequence GTGACCGTCGGCGGGCTGGCTGGCTGTCTTGGCCAGCGCGAGTCGGATGTTGTTCGCGTTGGATATGTGCCAGTGTATCCGAATCTTCAGCATTTCGTCATGGATGAGGCGGGGCATTACGACGAACTGCCGGTCGAGATAGGCTACGAGAAGTTCGATACGGGCACGGGATTGAACACGGCTTTTGCGGCTGGTGATATCGATATCGGGCATTTCGCAATCGTCCCTGCGTTTTCGCTCGTTCAGCAGGACCAACAGGTTCGTGCTCTGGCGGTCAACAATGTAAACGGAATCAAGCTCCTCGGGTCCGAGGCCGTGGCCGAATGCCATCGGGAACACGGGAACTCGTTTCTGGATGCGTATCAGGAACAACACGGACGACCACGGATTGCAATTCCGGGTGGCAAGGGTGGTGCTCCCCACCTCGTCGTCCACCGCTGGATAACCGCCGAGCTCGGGTACGATCGCCTCGATGCCGTCCTCGAGGAACGAGACGTGGCACCACCCCGTACTGTCGAGGCGATCCACCAGGGCGAAGTCGACCTCGTTGCGAACCAGGAGCCGTTTGCGACGAGCATTACCCGCGACCCCGGCTATACATCCGTCGCATGGTCCGGAGAGATCATCGAGAACCATCCGTTGTCAGTCATGCTGGCCAACGGCCGAGTCCGCGAAGATACGGACCTCCGCACGGAGTTGCTCGACCGACATCGCGACGCGACAGAACTGATCCGTGCTGAGCCGGAGACAGCGGCCTCCCACGCCGCTTCTGGGATGGGCATCGGGGACGAACTCGCTCAGGCAGTGACGACATCACGGGCCTACGACTTCGAGACGTCACCTGACGGACTTCGATCCAGCGTTGAGACGATCGGTGACATTCTCGTCGAACTCGAGATCATCGACCAGGCCCCGACAGCTGAAGAGCTGTTCGCGTCTGACGTCCTCGAGTGA
- a CDS encoding protein translocase SEC61 complex subunit gamma — MDVPYDLTSYVRVLKMATTPTREEFLQVAKIAGAGILFVGFIGFIIGVTMGLFTGGF; from the coding sequence ATGGACGTTCCGTACGACCTCACCTCGTACGTTCGGGTGTTGAAGATGGCGACGACGCCCACGCGAGAGGAGTTCCTCCAGGTAGCGAAGATCGCCGGCGCCGGCATCCTGTTCGTCGGCTTCATCGGCTTCATCATCGGGGTGACGATGGGGCTGTTCACAGGTGGCTTCTGA
- a CDS encoding adenosylhomocysteinase translates to MTEYPPISEQLDDVDAARVEGRRKMDWAAQHMPIMAAVREEFEADQPLAGERIAMAMHVEAKTAILVETLADGGAEVAVTGCNPLSTHDDVSAALDAHDSITSYAKRGVNDEEYYEAIHAVIAHEPTITVDDGMDLVAMVHEEYPELIDGIVGGAEETTTGVHRLRAMDADGALDYPVFAVNDTPMKRLFDNVHGTGESSLASIAMTTNLSWAGKNVVVAGFGYCGKGVARKAAGQNANVIVTEVEPRRALEAHMEGYDVMPMAEAAEVGDVFLTTTGNRDVVVREHFEKMKDGVLLANAGHFDIEIDLDALSDLAVETYEARDGVDAYVLEDGRRLNVVAEGRLVNLAAPVSLGHPVEVMDQSFGIQAVCVRELLENADAYGPGVHDVPDDLDREIAEIKLAAEGVEFDALTDVQREYMGSWDHGT, encoded by the coding sequence ATGACGGAGTATCCGCCGATCAGCGAGCAGCTAGACGACGTCGACGCCGCTCGAGTCGAGGGACGGCGCAAGATGGACTGGGCCGCCCAGCACATGCCCATCATGGCGGCCGTCCGCGAGGAGTTCGAGGCCGACCAGCCCCTGGCCGGTGAGCGAATCGCCATGGCGATGCACGTCGAGGCCAAGACCGCCATCCTGGTCGAAACGCTCGCCGACGGCGGCGCGGAGGTCGCGGTGACGGGCTGTAACCCGCTGTCGACTCACGACGACGTCTCCGCCGCCCTGGACGCCCACGACTCGATCACGAGCTACGCCAAACGCGGCGTCAACGACGAGGAGTACTACGAGGCGATCCACGCCGTGATCGCCCACGAGCCGACGATCACCGTCGACGACGGGATGGACCTCGTCGCGATGGTCCACGAGGAGTACCCCGAACTCATCGACGGCATCGTCGGCGGGGCGGAAGAAACCACCACGGGCGTCCACCGGCTACGCGCGATGGACGCAGACGGGGCGCTTGACTATCCCGTCTTCGCGGTGAACGACACGCCGATGAAGCGGCTGTTCGACAACGTCCACGGCACCGGCGAGTCCTCGCTCGCCTCCATCGCTATGACGACGAACCTCTCCTGGGCCGGCAAGAACGTCGTCGTCGCCGGCTTCGGCTACTGCGGCAAAGGTGTCGCCCGTAAGGCCGCCGGCCAGAACGCGAACGTGATCGTCACCGAAGTCGAGCCCCGGCGGGCGCTCGAGGCGCACATGGAAGGCTACGACGTGATGCCGATGGCCGAGGCGGCCGAGGTGGGTGACGTCTTCCTCACGACGACGGGCAACCGCGACGTCGTCGTCCGTGAGCACTTCGAGAAGATGAAAGACGGCGTCTTGCTCGCCAACGCCGGCCACTTCGACATCGAGATCGACCTCGACGCCCTTTCTGACCTCGCCGTCGAGACCTACGAGGCGCGTGACGGCGTCGACGCCTACGTGCTCGAGGACGGCCGCCGACTGAACGTCGTCGCCGAGGGACGACTCGTCAACCTCGCCGCGCCGGTCTCGCTCGGCCACCCCGTCGAGGTGATGGACCAGAGCTTCGGTATCCAGGCCGTCTGCGTCCGCGAGCTGCTCGAGAACGCAGACGCGTACGGCCCGGGCGTCCACGACGTCCCCGACGACCTCGATCGGGAGATCGCCGAAATCAAACTCGCAGCCGAGGGCGTCGAGTTCGACGCGCTGACCGACGTCCAGCGCGAGTACATGGGCTCCTGGGACCACGGGACGTAA
- a CDS encoding transcription elongation factor Spt5 yields MSIYAVKTTASQEQTVADMIINREEPEVHAALAPDSLTSYVMVEAENNAVLERVLEEIPHARSIVPGESSITEVEHFLSPKPDVEGIAEGDIVELIAGPFKGEKAQVQRIDEGKDQVTVELYEATVPIPVTVRGDQIRVLDSDER; encoded by the coding sequence ATGAGCATCTACGCCGTCAAAACGACCGCGAGTCAGGAACAGACCGTCGCGGATATGATCATCAACCGTGAAGAGCCGGAGGTCCACGCCGCGCTCGCACCCGACTCGCTCACCTCCTACGTGATGGTCGAGGCGGAGAACAACGCGGTGCTCGAGCGCGTCTTAGAGGAGATTCCCCACGCCCGAAGCATCGTCCCCGGCGAATCGAGCATCACGGAGGTCGAACACTTCCTCTCGCCCAAGCCGGACGTCGAGGGCATCGCCGAGGGCGACATCGTCGAGCTGATCGCCGGGCCGTTCAAAGGCGAGAAAGCGCAGGTCCAGCGCATCGACGAGGGCAAAGATCAGGTGACGGTCGAACTGTACGAGGCGACGGTCCCGATTCCAGTCACCGTACGCGGCGATCAGATCCGCGTGCTCGACTCCGACGAGCGCTAG
- a CDS encoding NAD(P)H-hydrate dehydratase yields MITGARMAAVDENAAALGVARKQLMESSGNAVARAVREVADPGSRVVVLAGRGNNGGDAFVAVRFLGEYDVTTYLLGRAERIGTDIARENWDALEAGAYDVREVADSRNFALPDCDVIVDAMLGTGISGDLREPMATAARAINEAEATVVSIDVPSGFDADAGEHADNGVEADHVVTFHDAKPGLGELEASVTVSDIGIPTAAERLVGPGDVRLARPSSRDGRAFVIGGGPYTGAPALAAQAALRTGMELSFVAAPESVAGEIQSYAEDLIVQPYAEDVLIPERVPDLVDTAERYDDVVILGPGLGTAEETLEATREFLESFTGPVVVDADALSVVPEVETEATLVCTPNRRELAGMGGPETDDLESAADEIEAFAADLGHVILAKAADDVITDGERTRINRSGTPGMAVGGTGDTLAGIVAGLLEESVPFEAACAGASVNGVAGERLAEADDLGFLASELLAEIPAVLWGGDDE; encoded by the coding sequence ATGATCACCGGAGCACGGATGGCCGCCGTCGACGAGAACGCCGCGGCGCTCGGCGTGGCGCGCAAACAGCTGATGGAGTCGAGCGGGAACGCCGTCGCTCGCGCGGTGCGGGAGGTCGCCGACCCCGGCTCGAGGGTCGTCGTCCTCGCCGGCCGGGGGAACAACGGCGGGGACGCGTTCGTCGCCGTTCGCTTTCTCGGGGAGTACGACGTCACCACCTACCTGCTCGGTCGGGCCGAGCGAATCGGCACCGACATCGCCCGGGAGAACTGGGACGCCCTCGAGGCTGGCGCGTACGACGTCCGCGAGGTGGCCGACTCCCGGAACTTCGCGCTTCCCGACTGCGACGTGATCGTCGACGCGATGCTCGGGACTGGGATCAGCGGCGACCTCCGGGAGCCGATGGCGACCGCGGCGCGGGCGATCAACGAGGCCGAGGCGACCGTCGTCTCCATCGACGTTCCCTCGGGATTCGACGCCGACGCCGGCGAGCACGCCGACAACGGCGTCGAGGCCGATCACGTCGTCACGTTCCACGACGCAAAGCCCGGCCTCGGCGAGCTCGAGGCGTCGGTCACCGTTTCCGACATCGGCATCCCGACGGCCGCCGAGCGGCTCGTCGGACCGGGCGACGTCCGCCTCGCGCGCCCCTCGAGTCGGGACGGCCGGGCGTTCGTGATCGGCGGCGGGCCGTACACGGGTGCGCCCGCGCTGGCCGCCCAGGCGGCTCTTCGGACGGGGATGGAGCTCTCGTTCGTCGCCGCCCCGGAGAGCGTGGCCGGAGAGATCCAGAGCTACGCCGAGGACCTCATCGTCCAGCCCTACGCCGAGGACGTACTCATCCCCGAGCGCGTCCCCGACCTCGTCGACACCGCCGAGCGCTACGACGACGTCGTGATCCTCGGCCCCGGACTCGGCACCGCCGAGGAGACGCTCGAGGCCACCCGTGAGTTTCTCGAGTCGTTCACCGGCCCGGTCGTGGTCGACGCCGACGCGCTGTCGGTCGTCCCCGAGGTCGAGACGGAGGCGACGCTGGTCTGTACGCCCAATCGCCGGGAGCTCGCAGGGATGGGCGGGCCCGAGACCGACGACCTGGAGTCGGCGGCCGACGAGATTGAGGCGTTCGCCGCCGACCTCGGCCACGTGATCCTCGCGAAGGCGGCCGACGACGTGATCACCGACGGCGAGCGGACCCGGATCAACCGCTCGGGCACGCCGGGGATGGCCGTCGGCGGCACCGGCGACACGCTCGCCGGGATCGTCGCCGGACTGCTCGAGGAGAGCGTGCCGTTCGAGGCGGCCTGCGCCGGGGCCTCCGTCAACGGCGTGGCGGGCGAGCGGTTGGCCGAGGCGGACGACCTCGGCTTTCTCGCGTCGGAACTGTTAGCCGAGATTCCCGCGGTCCTGTGGGGTGGTGACGATGAGTGA
- a CDS encoding DUF7565 family protein → MHWECGIGDCDAAFEDAESAIVHQVNEHERHECKVCGTIIPDGYVAIRHVLTDHSRAEYVRAYGASSRDVRHRERLLEEIESNVDVTALSSELTK, encoded by the coding sequence ATGCACTGGGAATGCGGAATCGGTGACTGCGACGCGGCGTTCGAGGACGCCGAGTCGGCCATCGTCCACCAGGTGAACGAGCACGAACGCCACGAGTGTAAGGTGTGTGGCACCATCATCCCCGACGGTTACGTCGCGATCCGTCACGTCCTCACCGACCACAGCCGTGCGGAGTACGTCCGCGCCTACGGCGCCAGCTCCAGGGACGTCAGACACCGCGAGCGACTCCTCGAGGAGATCGAGTCGAACGTGGACGTGACGGCGCTCTCGAGTGAGTTGACGAAGTAA
- a CDS encoding PHP-associated domain-containing protein, translated as MTDSDEFRVDPHVKVLDERVVRRARRAGLDAIVYAPHFTRLPDVRAQAAAYSSADLLVIPAREVFTGSWRERKHVLAIGLDEPVPDFISLEAAMAEFDRQDAAVVAPHPGFLNVSLDEADLRAYRDVVDAAEIYNPKHLPRHNRRARALAEALEFPPVASSYAHLPSSVGVAYTAFDGVEDEADLVEALKRGDGRRVGHETGLDRWRTTAAELGHLLYENTWEKADRLFLQGTEPTHPSHIAYEGAFDDVAVY; from the coding sequence GTGACCGACAGCGACGAGTTCCGGGTCGACCCCCACGTGAAAGTCCTCGACGAGCGGGTCGTCCGGCGCGCACGACGCGCAGGGCTCGACGCGATCGTCTACGCGCCACACTTCACCCGCCTCCCGGACGTCCGCGCACAGGCGGCCGCCTACTCGAGTGCGGACCTCCTCGTGATCCCTGCCCGCGAGGTGTTCACCGGCTCCTGGCGCGAGCGCAAACACGTTCTCGCGATCGGACTCGACGAGCCCGTCCCGGATTTCATCTCGCTCGAGGCCGCGATGGCCGAGTTCGACCGGCAGGACGCCGCCGTCGTCGCCCCACACCCCGGATTCCTGAACGTCAGCCTCGATGAAGCCGACCTGCGTGCGTACCGGGACGTCGTCGACGCCGCCGAGATCTACAACCCGAAGCACCTGCCCCGACACAACCGGCGAGCGCGCGCGCTCGCCGAGGCGCTCGAGTTCCCGCCGGTTGCCTCCTCGTACGCCCACCTGCCCTCGAGCGTCGGCGTCGCCTACACGGCGTTCGACGGCGTCGAAGACGAGGCCGACCTCGTGGAGGCGCTCAAACGCGGCGACGGCCGGCGGGTCGGCCACGAAACCGGCCTTGATCGCTGGCGAACGACGGCAGCCGAACTCGGGCACCTCCTCTACGAGAACACCTGGGAGAAGGCCGATCGGCTCTTCCTCCAGGGGACCGAGCCGACCCACCCGAGCCACATCGCCTACGAGGGCGCGTTCGACGACGTCGCCGTCTACTGA
- a CDS encoding ABC transporter permease: protein MGDVVRSPVSHRRLLRGGMGILIFGGLWWIGSILTQPGYLIPSPVATMQAFVELSTSVSTVQSPVFGTVTLPTNVAHLFQTFHHYVPGLLLGTAAGVVLGIAMAWHHTLDDWLTPIVRVLRPIPPLAWVVFAIVWFGIGHGGALFIVFVGGFWINFYGAYGAVEDVSNTTIEAAAVLGVEDDRTMLYSVVLPSALPQLLTAFRTSIGRCLMIVVGAELFGAPGVGSEIMTASNYFAMDIALAYMLLISIAFLTMDVGFRIVERLVLTWR, encoded by the coding sequence ATGGGTGACGTCGTTCGGTCACCGGTTTCTCACCGGCGACTGCTTCGCGGTGGGATGGGGATCCTCATTTTCGGCGGACTCTGGTGGATCGGTTCGATACTCACCCAGCCAGGGTATTTGATTCCGAGTCCAGTGGCGACGATGCAGGCCTTCGTCGAGCTGTCCACTTCGGTGTCGACAGTTCAGTCCCCGGTCTTCGGGACTGTCACGCTACCGACGAACGTCGCTCATCTCTTTCAGACCTTCCATCACTACGTGCCCGGTCTCTTACTGGGTACCGCCGCCGGAGTAGTATTGGGGATCGCGATGGCCTGGCATCACACCCTCGACGACTGGCTAACACCGATCGTGCGGGTGCTTCGGCCAATCCCGCCGCTTGCCTGGGTTGTCTTCGCTATCGTCTGGTTCGGAATCGGTCACGGCGGTGCGTTGTTTATCGTCTTCGTTGGCGGGTTCTGGATCAACTTCTACGGTGCATACGGTGCTGTCGAAGACGTATCGAATACGACGATAGAGGCCGCCGCCGTACTCGGTGTTGAGGATGACCGTACGATGTTGTACTCCGTCGTCTTACCCAGCGCACTACCGCAGTTACTGACCGCCTTTCGGACGAGTATCGGCCGTTGCTTGATGATCGTCGTCGGAGCAGAACTGTTCGGCGCGCCGGGCGTCGGCTCGGAGATTATGACTGCCTCAAATTACTTCGCGATGGATATCGCCCTCGCCTACATGCTTCTGATAAGTATTGCCTTTTTGACCATGGATGTTGGATTCCGTATCGTGGAGCGACTGGTACTCACATGGCGTTGA
- the moaC gene encoding cyclic pyranopterin monophosphate synthase MoaC, with product MSDREESTPGHADEPGAAPASGAGADDLTHTTAAGDVQMVDVGEKPDTKRRAVAAGEIRLRSSTIEAIREDQVGKGDVLATARVGAIQAVKHTWETIPMCHQIPITNVDTEFSLAEDCVELEVAVETTGKTGCEMEALEGVTTGLNVVWDMVKAIEKGDDGGYPETGIENVRVLEKRKRTLDQ from the coding sequence ATGAGTGACAGAGAGGAGAGTACGCCCGGCCACGCCGACGAGCCGGGAGCGGCGCCGGCGTCGGGAGCCGGCGCCGACGACCTCACGCACACGACCGCGGCGGGCGACGTCCAGATGGTCGACGTCGGCGAGAAACCCGACACGAAGCGTCGGGCGGTCGCTGCCGGAGAGATCCGCCTGCGCTCGAGTACCATCGAGGCGATCCGCGAGGATCAGGTCGGGAAAGGCGACGTGCTCGCGACCGCTCGCGTCGGCGCGATCCAGGCCGTCAAGCACACCTGGGAGACGATCCCGATGTGCCACCAGATCCCGATCACGAACGTCGACACCGAGTTTTCCCTCGCCGAAGATTGCGTCGAACTCGAGGTCGCCGTCGAGACGACGGGCAAGACGGGCTGTGAGATGGAGGCCCTCGAGGGCGTCACCACTGGCCTGAACGTCGTCTGGGACATGGTGAAAGCGATCGAGAAGGGCGACGACGGCGGCTACCCCGAGACGGGCATCGAGAACGTGCGGGTGCTCGAGAAGCGAAAGCGAACGCTCGATCAGTAG